In Corynebacterium guangdongense, one DNA window encodes the following:
- a CDS encoding nucleosidase encodes MTRILFVVATPQEAADIPAGPEAAADTDLLITGIGLLNASIALTRRLAERPGAYAHIINVGTAGAVVDTHAPVHGFHEVTSAFQHDLSDELIGAIVGRPWPNLLEIPAVTDLPAARLATGDSFISSAAERERIAGRGAQLVDMEGYAVARVAAEYGVPVTLIKQVSDSADDDAAGQWVESAIAGSASLAETLAGVAAQISGRGESVPPVRWPA; translated from the coding sequence ATGACCCGCATTCTCTTCGTCGTGGCCACGCCGCAGGAGGCCGCCGACATCCCGGCCGGCCCCGAGGCTGCCGCCGACACCGATCTGCTCATCACCGGCATCGGGCTGCTCAACGCGAGCATCGCGCTGACCCGTCGCCTGGCCGAGCGCCCCGGCGCCTACGCCCACATCATCAACGTCGGCACCGCCGGCGCTGTCGTGGACACCCACGCCCCCGTGCACGGCTTCCACGAGGTCACCTCCGCCTTCCAGCATGACCTTTCCGACGAGCTCATCGGCGCGATTGTCGGGCGCCCGTGGCCCAACCTGCTCGAGATTCCGGCGGTCACCGACCTGCCGGCGGCTCGCCTGGCGACCGGCGACTCCTTCATCTCCAGCGCCGCCGAGCGCGAGCGCATCGCGGGCCGGGGCGCGCAGCTGGTGGACATGGAAGGTTACGCCGTCGCCCGCGTCGCCGCCGAGTACGGGGTGCCGGTCACGCTGATCAAGCAGGTCTCCGACTCGGCCGATGATGACGCCGCCGGCCAGTGGGTGGAGTCGGCCATTGCGGGCTCGGCGTCGCTGGCGGAGACGCTGGCGGGCGTCGCCGCGCAGATTTCCGGGCGCGGGGAGTCCGTTCCCCCGGTTCGTTGGCCGGCCTAG
- a CDS encoding sulfite exporter TauE/SafE family protein: protein MRTLILIALAGLAAQLVDGGLGMGFGVTSTTMLITLAALTPAAASAVVHTAEVGTTLVSGFSHWRFGNVHWPTVARIGVPGAVGAFAGATFLSSISTASARPVTTAILSVIGIVLVIRFSRGRVRREVAAKQHSTPFYGVLGLFGGFIDASGGGGWGPVTTSTLLAAGRNEPRRIIGTVNTAEFLVSAAATAGFAIGLWDDLIANLAAVLALLIGGALGAPIAAWAVSRINAVALGGVVGTMIVFINLPTVLTELGVTGVWMTIARALILLVGLGAALLGVLRARRNAVAEVVPASVTVAPHRSEAETVAEAEAEAEARPESAVETGSGGRSLR, encoded by the coding sequence ATGCGCACCCTGATTCTCATTGCCCTGGCGGGCCTGGCCGCCCAGCTGGTTGACGGCGGCCTGGGGATGGGCTTCGGCGTTACCTCGACGACGATGCTGATCACCCTCGCGGCCCTGACGCCCGCCGCGGCCTCCGCCGTGGTCCATACTGCGGAGGTCGGGACGACGCTCGTGTCGGGTTTCAGTCACTGGCGCTTCGGTAACGTCCATTGGCCGACCGTCGCCCGGATCGGCGTCCCGGGCGCCGTCGGCGCCTTCGCCGGCGCGACCTTCCTCTCGTCGATCTCGACGGCCTCCGCCCGGCCGGTGACCACGGCGATTCTTTCCGTCATCGGCATCGTGCTCGTCATCCGCTTCTCCCGGGGACGGGTACGCCGCGAGGTGGCGGCGAAGCAGCACTCCACACCCTTCTACGGTGTCCTCGGGCTGTTCGGCGGCTTCATCGACGCCTCCGGCGGTGGTGGCTGGGGGCCGGTGACCACATCCACGCTGCTGGCCGCGGGCCGCAACGAGCCGCGCCGCATCATCGGCACCGTCAACACCGCCGAGTTCCTGGTGTCGGCGGCCGCCACCGCCGGTTTCGCCATCGGTCTCTGGGACGACCTCATCGCCAACCTGGCCGCCGTCCTCGCGCTGCTCATCGGCGGCGCTCTCGGCGCCCCGATCGCCGCGTGGGCGGTCTCCCGGATCAACGCGGTGGCGCTCGGCGGCGTCGTCGGCACGATGATCGTGTTCATCAACCTGCCCACGGTGCTCACCGAGCTCGGCGTCACCGGGGTGTGGATGACGATCGCCCGCGCCCTCATCCTGCTCGTCGGTCTGGGGGCCGCCCTGCTCGGCGTCCTGCGCGCCCGCCGCAACGCGGTGGCGGAGGTCGTGCCCGCCTCCGTCACCGTCGCACCGCATCGCTCCGAGGCGGAGACGGTGGCGGAGGCGGAGGCGGAGGCGGAAGCCCGACCGGAATCGGCGGTGGAGACCGGTTCCGGGGGCCGGTCCCTGCGCTGA
- a CDS encoding sirohydrochlorin chelatase: MTHLILLSHGSRHPRAHEGVEKLAGATAALLGDAAASVRVAHLDFDEERTLDKVAVGVDRAVVVPLLFAGGFHTRYDVPQEIVAAEEATGARLRLADILGAGADMAELLATSVRERAAPDAHVVLYSVGSSIGQAQDNVRALAPMIADRTGRAVEFISATNMERSVADAVAEFDPVHLLPLFVTDGLLLDLAHRALGESSTASGPLGAELAGVVADRYRAALALSR, encoded by the coding sequence ATGACCCACCTGATTCTGCTGTCCCACGGCTCGCGTCACCCGCGGGCCCACGAGGGCGTGGAGAAGCTGGCCGGGGCCACCGCCGCCCTGCTCGGCGACGCCGCCGCGTCGGTGCGCGTCGCCCACCTCGACTTCGACGAGGAACGCACGCTGGACAAGGTGGCCGTCGGCGTGGACCGGGCGGTCGTGGTCCCGCTCCTGTTCGCGGGTGGTTTCCACACCCGTTACGACGTTCCGCAGGAGATCGTCGCGGCTGAGGAGGCCACCGGCGCCCGGCTGCGGCTGGCCGACATTCTCGGGGCCGGCGCGGACATGGCGGAGCTGCTCGCGACCTCCGTGCGGGAACGGGCCGCTCCCGACGCGCACGTGGTGCTCTACTCCGTGGGCTCCTCCATCGGACAGGCCCAGGACAACGTGCGCGCCCTGGCGCCGATGATCGCCGATCGCACCGGGCGGGCAGTCGAGTTCATTTCCGCGACGAACATGGAGCGCTCCGTCGCGGACGCGGTCGCGGAGTTCGACCCCGTGCACCTGCTGCCGCTGTTCGTCACCGACGGGCTGCTACTGGATCTGGCCCACCGGGCCCTGGGGGAGAGCTCCACCGCCTCCGGTCCGCTGGGTGCGGAGCTGGCCGGCGTCGTCGCCGACCGGTACCGCGCCGCCCTCGCCCTGTCGCGCTGA
- a CDS encoding sulfate adenylyltransferase subunit 1, with protein sequence MSAPVTETTRHIFDDRETLRLCTAGSVDDGKSTFVGRLLHDTKSVLADTLDSVQRSSEDRGFEGLDLSLLVDGLRAEREQGITIDVAYRYFATDERAFILADCPGHVQYTRNTVTGMSTSQVVVVLVDARHGVVEQTVRHLTIASLLGVKTVILAVNKIDLVDYSEKVFREIEETFTAKAAELGVAEPHVVPISALKGDNVVEASTNMDWYTGPTVLQVLESVPVAHGRADELDFHFPIQYVIREHATDYRGYAGRVEAGSVSVGDEVSLPYGRTSTVTAIDTSDGLETARTANAGDSVTLRLADDIDLVRGDLIMGGERPESVRTFEATLVGMSEREIKLGQQVKVRYGARLERGRVAAIDRVLDIDDPAHDREEPGVVQLNEIAHVTIEVAQEIPVEEYAARGAVGNFLLIDKASGNTLAAGFVGTRLR encoded by the coding sequence ATGAGTGCTCCCGTTACCGAGACCACCCGCCACATCTTCGACGACCGCGAGACCCTGCGCCTGTGCACGGCCGGCTCCGTCGACGACGGCAAGTCCACCTTCGTCGGTCGCCTGCTGCATGACACCAAGTCCGTCCTCGCCGACACCCTGGACTCCGTCCAGCGCTCCTCGGAGGACCGCGGTTTCGAGGGCCTGGACCTGTCCCTGCTGGTCGACGGCCTGCGCGCCGAGCGGGAGCAGGGCATCACCATTGACGTCGCCTACCGCTACTTCGCCACCGACGAGCGCGCCTTCATCCTGGCCGACTGCCCGGGCCACGTGCAGTACACCCGCAACACCGTCACCGGCATGTCCACCTCGCAGGTCGTCGTCGTGCTTGTCGACGCCCGCCACGGCGTCGTCGAGCAGACCGTCCGCCACCTGACGATCGCCTCCCTCCTGGGCGTCAAGACCGTCATCCTGGCCGTCAACAAGATCGATCTGGTCGACTACTCCGAGAAGGTGTTCCGCGAGATCGAGGAGACCTTCACCGCGAAGGCCGCCGAGCTGGGCGTCGCCGAACCCCATGTCGTCCCGATCTCCGCGCTCAAGGGCGACAACGTCGTCGAGGCCAGCACCAACATGGACTGGTACACCGGCCCGACCGTGCTGCAGGTCCTCGAGTCCGTTCCGGTGGCCCACGGCCGCGCCGACGAGCTCGACTTCCATTTCCCGATCCAGTACGTCATCCGCGAGCACGCCACCGACTACCGCGGTTACGCCGGCCGCGTCGAGGCCGGCTCCGTCAGCGTCGGCGACGAGGTCTCCCTGCCGTACGGCCGCACCTCGACCGTCACCGCCATCGACACCTCCGACGGACTCGAGACGGCCAGGACCGCCAACGCCGGGGACTCCGTCACCCTGCGCCTGGCCGACGACATCGACCTGGTCCGCGGCGACCTCATCATGGGCGGCGAGCGCCCGGAGTCGGTCCGCACCTTCGAGGCGACCCTCGTCGGCATGAGCGAGCGCGAGATCAAGCTCGGTCAGCAGGTCAAGGTCCGCTACGGCGCCCGCCTGGAGCGCGGCCGCGTCGCCGCCATCGACCGTGTCCTCGACATCGACGATCCGGCCCATGACCGCGAGGAGCCGGGCGTGGTCCAGCTCAACGAGATCGCCCACGTCACCATCGAGGTCGCGCAGGAGATTCCGGTCGAGGAGTACGCCGCCCGCGGCGCGGTCGGCAACTTCCTGCTCATCGACAAGGCCTCCGGCAACACCCTGGCCGCCGGCTTCGTCGGCACGCGCCTGCGCTGA
- the cysD gene encoding sulfate adenylyltransferase subunit CysD yields MTTTVTETALSPHLRDLENESIHILREVAGQFDKVGLLFSGGKDSCVVFELARRAFAPAAVPFELVHVDTGHNFPEVIEFRDRLVAETGARLHVALVQDWIDRGDLQERPDGTRNPLQTVPLVETIAERGYDAVLGGARRDEEKARAKERVFSVRDSFGGWDPRRQRPELWSLYNGEKLPGENVRAFPISNWTETDVWEYIGARGIELPSIYFAHEREVFNRGGMWLTAGEWGQPKKGEELETRTVRYRTVGDMSCTGAVDSDATTIDEVLAEISVSTLTERGATRADDRLSESAMEDRKKEGYF; encoded by the coding sequence ATGACGACGACAGTGACTGAGACAGCCTTGTCCCCGCACCTGCGGGACCTGGAGAACGAGTCCATCCACATCCTGCGCGAGGTCGCCGGCCAGTTCGACAAGGTCGGCCTGCTGTTCTCCGGCGGCAAGGACTCCTGCGTGGTGTTCGAGCTGGCCCGGCGCGCCTTCGCCCCGGCGGCCGTGCCCTTCGAGCTGGTCCACGTGGACACCGGCCACAACTTCCCGGAGGTCATCGAGTTCCGTGACCGGCTGGTCGCCGAAACCGGGGCCCGGCTTCACGTCGCCCTGGTCCAGGACTGGATCGACCGCGGCGACCTGCAGGAGCGCCCGGACGGCACCCGCAACCCGCTGCAGACCGTCCCGTTGGTGGAGACCATCGCCGAGCGCGGCTACGACGCCGTCCTCGGCGGCGCCCGCCGCGACGAGGAGAAGGCCCGCGCCAAGGAGCGTGTCTTCTCCGTGCGCGACTCCTTCGGTGGCTGGGATCCGCGTCGCCAGCGCCCCGAGCTGTGGAGCCTCTACAACGGCGAGAAGCTGCCGGGTGAGAACGTCCGCGCCTTCCCGATCTCCAACTGGACCGAGACCGACGTCTGGGAGTACATCGGCGCCCGCGGCATCGAGCTGCCGAGCATCTACTTCGCCCACGAGCGCGAGGTCTTCAACCGGGGCGGCATGTGGCTGACCGCCGGTGAGTGGGGCCAGCCGAAGAAGGGGGAGGAGCTCGAGACCCGCACCGTGCGCTACCGCACCGTCGGCGACATGAGCTGCACCGGCGCCGTTGACTCCGACGCCACCACCATCGACGAGGTGCTGGCCGAGATTTCCGTGTCCACCCTCACTGAGCGCGGCGCCACCCGCGCCGATGACCGACTGTCCGAATCCGCCATGGAAGACCGCAAGAAGGAGGGCTACTTCTGA
- a CDS encoding phosphoadenylyl-sulfate reductase has protein sequence MVTSINLLGGGGGEAAFRDPAVSPEGKRSADPLPADIAARNEELVDAWADRLYHETADNILDWTREYAPGPVVLTMSMENTVLVDLAQGRLPGVDMVFLDTEYHFAETLTVADEVEARYPGNKLIRAKAILSRQEQDETYGKNMYQWNPTACCRMRKVEPIQRELSAYVGAVDGLRRADGPTRADAPALSLNKTGRLKISPIITWSLADTEDYIRSHDLISHPLTYQGYPSIGCATCTLPVAPGEDPRAGRWAGSGKTECGLHTD, from the coding sequence ATGGTCACCAGCATCAATCTGCTCGGCGGCGGGGGCGGCGAGGCCGCCTTCCGCGACCCGGCCGTCAGCCCGGAGGGCAAGCGCAGCGCCGACCCGCTGCCCGCGGACATCGCCGCGCGTAACGAGGAGCTTGTCGACGCCTGGGCCGACCGGCTCTACCATGAGACCGCCGACAACATCCTCGACTGGACCAGGGAGTACGCGCCGGGACCGGTCGTGCTGACCATGAGCATGGAGAACACCGTGCTGGTGGACCTGGCGCAGGGGCGTCTGCCGGGCGTCGACATGGTCTTCCTCGACACCGAGTACCACTTCGCCGAGACCCTCACCGTCGCCGACGAGGTCGAGGCGCGCTACCCGGGCAACAAGCTCATCCGCGCGAAGGCCATCCTCTCCCGTCAGGAGCAGGACGAGACCTACGGCAAGAACATGTACCAGTGGAACCCGACCGCCTGCTGCCGCATGCGCAAGGTTGAACCCATCCAGCGTGAGCTCAGCGCCTACGTCGGCGCCGTCGACGGCCTGCGCCGCGCCGACGGGCCGACCCGCGCCGACGCGCCGGCCCTCTCCCTGAACAAGACCGGTCGCCTGAAGATCTCGCCGATCATCACCTGGAGCCTGGCGGACACCGAGGACTACATCCGCAGCCACGACCTGATCAGCCACCCGCTGACCTACCAGGGCTACCCCTCCATCGGCTGTGCCACCTGCACCCTTCCGGTGGCCCCCGGCGAGGACCCGCGGGCCGGCCGCTGGGCCGGCTCGGGCAAGACCGAGTGCGGACTGCACACCGATTAG
- a CDS encoding nitrite/sulfite reductase, which translates to MTTTTATPARKPRAKKPEGQWKIDGMTPLNHDEEIKQVAPGISVMQRVIDTYSKEGFDSIEETDLYPRMKFVGMYTQRKQNLGGEHTGKDNAELHDKYFMMRIRFDGGQSSPERARVVGEISRDYARSTVDFTDRQNIQLHWVRIEDAPAIWEKLATVGLDTLDACGDVPRVILGSPVAGVAADEIVDGQPAIDYIHEHLLPREEFQNLPRKFKSSISGNARQDVTHEIQDLAFQGVVHPELGPGFQVFVGGGLSTNPMLAQSLGVFVTVDEVPEVWAGVVGIFRDYGYRRLRNRARLKFLVAEWGPEKFRQILEDEYLERKLPDGPNPPSNLIDRDHIGVHEQADGRFYIGAKPTLGHMSGEQLIAVADLAERYGLTRIRHTPFKEILFLDLEKDQIEDFSRELDELGLYASPSEFRRGLLSCTGLEFCKLAHVTTKSRAIELADELEERFGDLDSPITISLNGCPNACARTQVSDIGLKGQTVTDAEGNRVEGFQVHLGGTVGEGANFGRKIRGHKVTSTELTDYVVRVVSNYKEKRAEGEIFRDWVLRADEEDIK; encoded by the coding sequence ATGACGACCACGACCGCGACGCCGGCCCGGAAGCCGCGTGCCAAGAAGCCCGAGGGCCAGTGGAAGATCGACGGCATGACCCCCCTCAACCATGATGAGGAGATCAAGCAGGTGGCGCCGGGCATCTCCGTGATGCAGCGTGTCATCGACACGTACTCCAAGGAGGGTTTCGACTCCATCGAGGAGACGGATCTGTACCCGCGCATGAAGTTCGTGGGCATGTACACCCAGCGCAAGCAGAACCTAGGCGGGGAGCACACCGGCAAGGACAACGCCGAGCTGCACGACAAGTACTTCATGATGCGCATCCGCTTCGACGGCGGCCAGTCCTCCCCGGAACGGGCCCGGGTCGTGGGTGAGATCTCCCGCGACTACGCCCGCTCCACCGTCGACTTCACCGACCGGCAGAACATCCAGCTGCACTGGGTGCGCATCGAGGACGCGCCGGCGATCTGGGAGAAGCTGGCCACCGTCGGCCTGGACACTCTCGACGCCTGCGGCGACGTCCCGCGTGTCATCCTCGGTTCCCCGGTCGCCGGCGTCGCCGCCGACGAGATCGTCGACGGGCAGCCGGCCATCGACTACATCCACGAGCACCTGCTGCCGCGCGAGGAGTTCCAGAACCTGCCCCGCAAGTTCAAGTCCTCGATTTCCGGCAACGCCCGCCAGGACGTCACCCACGAGATTCAGGACCTCGCCTTTCAGGGCGTCGTTCATCCGGAGCTGGGCCCCGGTTTCCAGGTCTTCGTCGGTGGCGGCCTGTCGACCAACCCGATGCTGGCCCAGTCCCTCGGGGTTTTCGTCACCGTCGACGAGGTCCCGGAGGTGTGGGCCGGTGTGGTCGGCATCTTCCGTGACTACGGTTATCGTCGCCTGCGCAACCGTGCGCGCCTGAAGTTCCTCGTCGCCGAGTGGGGGCCGGAGAAGTTCCGCCAGATCCTCGAGGACGAGTACCTCGAGCGTAAGCTGCCGGACGGCCCGAATCCGCCGAGCAACCTCATCGACCGCGACCACATCGGGGTGCATGAGCAGGCCGACGGCAGGTTCTACATCGGTGCCAAGCCGACCCTGGGCCACATGTCCGGTGAGCAGCTCATCGCGGTCGCCGACCTGGCCGAGAGGTACGGCCTGACCCGCATCCGACACACCCCCTTCAAGGAGATCCTCTTCCTGGATCTGGAGAAGGATCAGATCGAGGACTTCTCCCGCGAGCTCGACGAGCTCGGGCTCTACGCCAGCCCCTCCGAGTTCCGCCGTGGCCTGCTCTCCTGCACGGGCCTGGAGTTCTGCAAGCTGGCGCACGTGACCACCAAATCCCGCGCCATCGAGCTGGCCGACGAGCTGGAGGAGCGCTTCGGGGACCTGGATTCCCCGATCACCATCTCCCTCAACGGTTGCCCCAACGCCTGCGCCCGCACCCAGGTCTCCGACATCGGCCTGAAGGGCCAGACCGTCACAGACGCCGAGGGCAACCGCGTCGAGGGCTTCCAGGTCCACCTGGGCGGCACCGTCGGCGAGGGGGCGAACTTCGGCCGCAAGATCCGCGGCCACAAGGTCACCTCCACCGAGCTGACGGACTATGTCGTCCGCGTCGTCTCCAACTACAAGGAGAAGCGCGCCGAGGGCGAGATCTTCCGGGACTGGGTGCTGCGCGCCGACGAGGAGGACATCAAGTAA
- a CDS encoding nuclease-related domain-containing protein gives MARHASQARADYRGAAIAGASAAARAVNLGIVTLVPCAVVLEFLAQFRERLPQIEDYLRAMSGVADLALVALLVALAVAVHLGLVGLGLVLGSRLTAWKVALGLILAWVALPATWLGWRLAVQGHESLWLFAPTYVTVGYLLGVLRTAPESIKVKWIVEDVVNEQTRLVEDLGEEFSWVAAHLDLARPETRNELRQPRVVRPPDFEVFGMAGITLLSGVGKGLNRRAVWQGIKGEKLTTDIIRDVAGEYPGLTLIQNLKVPGSDTWDVDHAVVYGNRVILIDSKFYRNGTYAWVGDHIEDYERNGRFSMPNSHAKAARVVAGHLPPDTEVVAMIAIHSSDGGLVETFNAGDAKPLLVNAADTARVIRSLLQGQNLSPAGPVQGAPARRHQRLVTLLAGNQERTEGPGVRPRPGRPEAGPRPGREDGAEGPLA, from the coding sequence ATGGCCAGGCACGCTAGTCAGGCCCGGGCGGATTATCGGGGGGCGGCCATTGCCGGGGCTTCCGCCGCGGCGAGGGCCGTCAACCTCGGCATCGTCACCCTGGTGCCTTGCGCCGTCGTCCTGGAGTTTCTCGCGCAGTTTCGGGAGCGCCTCCCCCAAATCGAGGACTATCTGCGGGCCATGTCCGGTGTGGCGGACCTCGCCCTGGTCGCTCTCCTGGTGGCCCTGGCGGTGGCCGTCCACCTGGGGCTGGTCGGCCTGGGCCTGGTTCTGGGTTCGCGCCTGACGGCGTGGAAGGTCGCCCTCGGGCTGATCCTGGCGTGGGTGGCACTCCCGGCCACCTGGCTCGGCTGGCGGCTGGCGGTGCAGGGGCACGAAAGCCTGTGGCTGTTCGCGCCGACCTACGTCACCGTCGGATACCTCCTCGGCGTCCTCCGGACGGCACCCGAGTCCATCAAGGTGAAATGGATCGTCGAGGACGTGGTCAATGAGCAGACGCGCCTGGTGGAGGATCTCGGCGAGGAATTTTCGTGGGTGGCGGCTCACCTGGATCTGGCCCGCCCGGAGACGCGGAATGAGCTGCGCCAGCCCCGTGTCGTCAGGCCCCCGGATTTTGAGGTGTTCGGGATGGCCGGAATCACCCTGCTGTCGGGGGTCGGAAAGGGACTGAACCGGCGGGCGGTGTGGCAGGGCATCAAGGGGGAGAAACTCACCACCGACATCATCAGGGACGTCGCGGGGGAGTACCCGGGACTGACCCTGATTCAGAACTTGAAGGTTCCGGGCAGCGACACCTGGGACGTGGATCATGCCGTGGTGTACGGCAACCGGGTGATCCTCATTGACTCGAAGTTCTACCGGAACGGCACCTACGCCTGGGTGGGTGACCATATCGAGGACTACGAGAGGAACGGCAGGTTCAGCATGCCGAACAGCCACGCCAAGGCGGCGAGGGTCGTGGCGGGGCACCTTCCGCCCGACACTGAGGTTGTCGCGATGATCGCCATCCATTCCTCCGACGGGGGCCTGGTCGAGACGTTCAACGCGGGTGACGCCAAACCGCTGCTGGTGAACGCCGCCGACACGGCCCGCGTGATTCGCTCACTGCTCCAGGGGCAGAATCTGTCTCCGGCCGGGCCCGTCCAGGGGGCGCCGGCGCGGCGGCATCAACGTTTGGTGACCCTGCTCGCGGGGAATCAGGAACGCACTGAGGGGCCTGGCGTCCGTCCGCGTCCTGGACGCCCGGAGGCTGGCCCCCGACCAGGGCGGGAAGACGGGGCCGAGGGGCCACTGGCCTAG
- a CDS encoding DedA family protein: MSGLLAAVLALPALALYPAITLATGLESVGIPVPGETILISAALLALPQSSSISVLGVFLAAVLGAAVGDNVGYALGRRYGDVLLDRLQRRFPTAVTPQRLDGMRALMGQHGFPVVAGGRFVALLRMLAGPLAGSMRMPYPKFFLANLAGAAAWAGLITGAVALLGVAAERWIKDATWVIAALVVIGFIAAWFGGRRLDAWLLRTGEAARQGGESCPPR; the protein is encoded by the coding sequence ATGAGCGGGCTCCTCGCGGCCGTCCTGGCCCTGCCCGCCCTCGCGCTCTATCCGGCAATCACCCTGGCCACCGGCCTGGAGTCGGTCGGCATCCCGGTCCCGGGCGAGACGATCCTGATTTCAGCGGCGTTGCTGGCCCTCCCCCAGAGTTCCTCGATCTCGGTGCTCGGGGTCTTCCTCGCCGCCGTCCTCGGGGCCGCCGTGGGAGACAACGTCGGCTACGCGCTCGGCCGTCGCTACGGCGACGTGCTTCTCGACCGCCTGCAGCGCCGGTTCCCGACCGCGGTGACCCCGCAGCGCCTCGACGGAATGCGGGCTCTCATGGGGCAGCACGGCTTCCCGGTGGTTGCCGGCGGCCGTTTCGTGGCGCTGTTGCGCATGCTCGCGGGTCCCCTCGCCGGTTCGATGCGAATGCCCTACCCGAAGTTCTTCCTGGCCAACCTCGCCGGCGCCGCAGCCTGGGCCGGGCTGATCACGGGCGCAGTGGCGCTGCTCGGAGTCGCGGCGGAGCGCTGGATCAAGGACGCCACCTGGGTGATCGCCGCCCTCGTCGTCATCGGGTTCATCGCCGCGTGGTTCGGTGGCCGCCGGCTGGACGCCTGGCTTCTGCGCACGGGCGAGGCGGCCCGTCAGGGAGGGGAGTCCTGTCCTCCTCGATGA
- a CDS encoding thioesterase family protein, with protein MKDTLTPGLTHRMTYPVTAERTVPHLLPEAAEFASMPNVLATGYLVGVIEWACMQAIAPHLGENEISLGVHVDLSHRAPTVPGSTVSVDVELTEIDRRSLTFRVTATDDHGVISTGTHRRGVVDREKFISRLPSPTREI; from the coding sequence ATGAAGGACACTCTCACCCCAGGACTGACCCACCGGATGACCTACCCGGTGACCGCCGAGCGCACCGTGCCCCACCTGCTGCCCGAGGCCGCCGAGTTCGCGTCGATGCCGAACGTCCTGGCCACCGGTTACCTGGTCGGGGTCATTGAATGGGCGTGCATGCAGGCGATCGCCCCGCACCTGGGGGAGAACGAGATTTCGCTGGGCGTCCACGTCGATCTCTCCCACCGGGCGCCGACCGTCCCCGGCTCCACCGTCAGCGTCGACGTAGAGCTGACCGAGATCGACCGCCGTTCCCTGACGTTCCGGGTCACCGCCACCGACGATCATGGCGTCATCAGCACGGGCACCCACCGACGCGGCGTCGTCGACCGGGAGAAGTTCATTTCCCGGCTGCCCTCGCCGACCAGGGAGATCTAG
- a CDS encoding FMN-binding negative transcriptional regulator has translation MTDMYTLPDAHLSDLLDRAHFGSLVTTHESGLRTTPIPFYAEKRADAWLAVTHLARHNPQVTNPITGPATAVFHVMDAYVSNTWYASNEALPNVPTWDYVSIQMPGTVKIIDDPQRALQVAAKLTHKMGDGGELKKVASNRSMTMATHIVAVELTADRVIARAKMSQDRHPDDIRGVIEQLEAAGKTDMAAFLREVSLPVAERRFGHVPAHHTANEIPLHGKVLGTSGNPEWEKAQGRQLRPQAGF, from the coding sequence ATGACCGACATGTACACGCTTCCCGACGCCCACCTGTCCGATCTGCTCGACCGGGCCCATTTCGGCTCCCTGGTCACCACCCATGAGTCGGGCCTGCGCACCACGCCCATCCCCTTCTACGCCGAGAAGCGCGCCGACGCCTGGCTCGCCGTCACCCACCTCGCCCGGCACAACCCGCAGGTCACGAACCCGATCACGGGCCCGGCGACCGCCGTCTTCCACGTCATGGACGCCTACGTCTCCAACACCTGGTACGCCTCCAACGAAGCCCTGCCCAACGTCCCGACCTGGGACTACGTCAGCATCCAGATGCCCGGCACCGTGAAAATCATTGACGACCCGCAGCGCGCGCTGCAGGTCGCGGCGAAACTAACCCACAAGATGGGCGACGGCGGCGAACTGAAGAAGGTGGCCTCGAACCGAAGCATGACCATGGCCACGCACATCGTGGCGGTGGAACTGACCGCCGACCGGGTCATCGCGCGGGCGAAGATGTCGCAGGACCGCCACCCCGACGACATCCGTGGCGTCATCGAGCAGCTCGAGGCCGCCGGCAAGACGGACATGGCGGCCTTCCTGCGCGAGGTCAGCCTGCCCGTCGCCGAAAGACGCTTCGGACACGTGCCCGCGCACCACACCGCCAACGAGATTCCGCTGCACGGCAAGGTGCTGGGCACCAGCGGCAACCCGGAATGGGAAAAGGCCCAGGGCAGGCAGCTGCGCCCGCAGGCCGGGTTCTAG